A single Candidatus Polarisedimenticolaceae bacterium DNA region contains:
- a CDS encoding caspase family protein: MRSALGIVLVGFAIIVASASRPAPKEPTPAFHKGIRRAVLIGVGSYLSRDIEPLAGPPHDVRSLETLLRSKYHFDDITVLVSGDPLGSEDHLPTRKRIRDAILASVEATRREDTLVVFWSGHGGEAPDINGDEGGGNDASLLPYDARTENIPDIVDDELFLWFDRLSPDARNVLLIFDACHSASLPRGRGVDLKERVVPELDARTQLYTSHADMTFNRDTPDRARVLAEKKAMDHAGHDASSPGRRILPSDARYVVLSAVSNVHRGGTDEGGSTAYEQLFDSVPRGLFSYVLWSEAERLDQGAPISLLFERVRSEVAERSFRKMQPGFSAQAGRENEPFLFTDRDVDPRLAMAAHLEIGNQWTIEVPASVPVSPLDSYVLVRRARMRDAFSSRLALVGVRDQQSVRYRWPDSTKVTGIATDPIADRTDVVAVRCNIPFEYDRPIVYVDGFPSNMAVQLVNRLVSDHPAIVFRDGRPADDEMAKFGPHPERYFRLSVDASSSRSLRFGVVGGTTSRKLLDSAIPPNASDLKPELIGDVVQKIAIASYSELHGAEVRQLLDLRGDGSFNLDARLLDSRRRVITGVRCKPGQTDDCADLNLQIDAQRGSYVAIVHVLDIASARGGPSIELWDPSATHELESSDGATVRIPSRWSAPMSIPFLVSRTGGTDSIMVVADTNPMRLLSLMEEVRALEAGQESFKKACELPRRGEPEAVRRFSRPPGAHESQLGEWVARRLSFKVE; the protein is encoded by the coding sequence ATGCGATCCGCATTGGGGATCGTCTTAGTCGGCTTCGCCATCATCGTGGCGAGCGCATCACGGCCCGCGCCGAAGGAGCCGACACCAGCATTTCACAAGGGGATACGGCGGGCCGTCCTGATCGGGGTCGGCTCATATCTGAGTAGAGACATCGAGCCTCTCGCGGGCCCGCCACACGATGTCAGGTCGCTCGAAACCTTATTGCGATCGAAGTACCACTTTGATGACATCACGGTGCTTGTAAGCGGCGATCCGCTCGGTTCCGAAGACCACCTCCCAACGCGAAAGCGCATTCGTGATGCAATCCTCGCTTCCGTCGAAGCGACTCGTCGGGAGGATACGCTTGTCGTTTTCTGGAGCGGCCATGGCGGGGAGGCTCCAGATATTAACGGCGATGAGGGCGGTGGCAACGACGCAAGTCTTCTGCCGTACGACGCACGAACAGAGAACATCCCGGACATCGTGGATGACGAGCTGTTCTTGTGGTTCGATCGACTGAGTCCGGACGCTCGGAATGTCCTGTTGATCTTCGATGCGTGCCACTCGGCATCGCTTCCTCGCGGCCGTGGCGTCGATCTCAAGGAGCGAGTCGTTCCGGAACTCGATGCGCGTACGCAACTCTACACGAGCCATGCGGACATGACTTTCAATCGAGACACTCCGGACCGGGCACGCGTGCTGGCGGAAAAGAAAGCGATGGACCACGCGGGACACGACGCGAGCTCGCCGGGCAGGCGAATCCTGCCTTCCGATGCCCGCTACGTCGTCCTGTCGGCCGTGTCGAACGTCCATCGAGGCGGTACGGATGAGGGTGGATCGACCGCCTACGAACAGTTGTTCGACTCCGTGCCGCGCGGATTATTTTCTTACGTGCTCTGGAGCGAGGCAGAGCGATTGGATCAAGGCGCCCCGATCTCGCTCCTTTTCGAGCGTGTTCGATCGGAGGTCGCAGAGCGCTCTTTTCGGAAGATGCAACCCGGGTTCAGCGCGCAAGCGGGGCGTGAAAACGAGCCGTTCCTTTTCACGGATCGTGATGTCGATCCACGACTTGCGATGGCCGCCCATCTCGAGATTGGAAACCAGTGGACGATAGAGGTCCCAGCGTCGGTGCCTGTGAGTCCGCTCGACTCATACGTGCTCGTACGGCGGGCTCGAATGCGGGATGCCTTTTCCTCCCGCCTCGCACTGGTCGGCGTCCGTGACCAGCAGTCGGTTCGATATCGATGGCCTGACTCGACGAAGGTGACCGGTATCGCGACAGATCCTATTGCTGACAGGACCGACGTAGTTGCGGTCCGCTGCAATATCCCCTTCGAGTATGATCGTCCGATCGTCTACGTGGACGGATTCCCCTCGAACATGGCGGTGCAGCTCGTCAACCGGCTTGTGTCAGATCACCCAGCGATCGTATTCAGGGACGGCCGACCCGCTGACGATGAGATGGCGAAGTTCGGTCCTCATCCCGAGCGGTATTTTCGACTCAGTGTCGACGCTTCATCATCGCGCTCACTTCGCTTCGGAGTTGTAGGAGGAACGACTAGCCGGAAGCTCCTCGATTCCGCGATTCCGCCAAACGCTTCCGACTTGAAGCCGGAGCTAATCGGCGACGTCGTGCAGAAGATTGCAATCGCTTCCTACTCCGAGCTGCACGGCGCGGAAGTTCGGCAACTGCTCGATCTCCGGGGTGATGGCTCGTTCAATCTCGACGCCCGACTCTTGGATTCGCGCAGGAGAGTCATTACTGGAGTCCGGTGCAAGCCTGGACAGACAGACGACTGTGCTGACTTGAATCTGCAGATCGACGCACAACGCGGAAGCTACGTCGCCATCGTGCATGTGTTGGATATCGCATCTGCCCGCGGGGGCCCGTCAATAGAGCTATGGGATCCTTCGGCGACTCACGAGCTGGAGTCAAGCGACGGCGCGACGGTTCGGATCCCTAGCCGATGGTCCGCGCCGATGTCGATTCCGTTCCTGGTTTCCCGTACCGGAGGCACGGACTCGATCATGGTTGTGGCGGACACCAACCCCATGCGACTCCTGAGCCTCATGGAAGAGGTGCGCGCGCTGGAGGCCGGGCAAGAGAGCTTCAAGAAAGCCTGCGAATTACCTCGTCGGGGCGAGCCCGAGGCTGTCCGACGGTTTTCACGGCCTCCGGGAGCCCACGAATCTCAGCTGGGCGAGTGGGTAGCCCGGAGACTATCGTTCAAAGTTGAATAA
- a CDS encoding serine protease: MEPKVATLVACLLLVRATTSSPAATPSNGNGVTNVPAALVATVKASRGGQKPTWHPINGISPTLRSSYPRLVQNLDERSAITYSRCAEALSQGGQQGGSKNPSVGKSPGAVSVYKKRADSVVRIMTPDGEGAGVVIDKSGLIATNYHVVENQPTACILTRSSEMQPAEHADIFVAHVIAAKPSADLALLRVPATALNVQPVPLGSLKAVRVGDDVFAIGHPLGYPWSLSQGIVSQIRPEFEVSGYFQSPSVDLKASVIQTQTPISSGNSGGPLFNGDGQVIGLVAFAESGGKQAVVQGLNMAIAVSEIDEIVKHPPTYVAPKSPALPKNASKLLGKELPPDSRFQEVDINNDGINDAYAVDVDSDDEVDFWILDSNHNGVADGLAINLAGSGPPNFYVFDEDEDGVIDKRGLDVDGDGTIDYWLSNAK, translated from the coding sequence ATGGAACCTAAAGTCGCCACTCTTGTCGCATGCCTGTTGCTCGTCAGAGCGACCACTTCATCTCCCGCCGCCACGCCTTCGAATGGGAATGGGGTCACAAACGTACCGGCTGCGCTTGTTGCGACCGTCAAGGCGAGCCGCGGCGGACAGAAGCCGACTTGGCACCCTATCAATGGAATTTCGCCGACACTAAGAAGCAGCTACCCACGTCTCGTCCAGAACCTGGATGAGCGCTCAGCAATCACTTACAGCCGTTGCGCGGAGGCCCTGTCGCAAGGAGGTCAACAAGGCGGATCGAAGAACCCGAGCGTTGGGAAGTCGCCTGGTGCGGTCAGCGTCTACAAGAAGCGTGCAGACAGCGTGGTGCGCATCATGACGCCTGACGGTGAGGGAGCCGGCGTTGTCATCGACAAGTCAGGGCTCATCGCCACGAATTATCACGTGGTGGAAAACCAGCCCACAGCATGCATTCTGACCCGCTCAAGCGAGATGCAACCCGCTGAACACGCAGACATATTCGTGGCGCACGTCATCGCAGCCAAGCCCTCTGCGGACTTGGCATTGCTGAGGGTGCCGGCGACTGCGCTCAACGTGCAGCCGGTGCCCCTCGGAAGCCTCAAGGCAGTGCGAGTAGGTGACGACGTCTTTGCGATCGGACATCCGCTCGGTTACCCATGGAGTCTCTCGCAAGGAATTGTGAGCCAGATCCGGCCAGAGTTCGAGGTGTCCGGATACTTCCAATCGCCGTCGGTCGACCTGAAGGCAAGCGTGATCCAGACTCAGACACCTATCAGCTCGGGCAATTCAGGCGGCCCACTCTTCAACGGCGATGGGCAGGTGATTGGGCTCGTCGCGTTCGCCGAGTCCGGAGGGAAACAGGCTGTGGTTCAAGGACTCAACATGGCAATTGCGGTGAGCGAGATCGACGAGATCGTCAAACATCCGCCGACATATGTAGCACCGAAGTCTCCAGCGCTACCGAAGAACGCCTCCAAGCTCCTTGGCAAGGAACTGCCGCCGGACTCTCGGTTCCAAGAAGTAGACATCAATAATGACGGTATCAACGATGCGTACGCGGTTGACGTCGACTCCGACGATGAGGTCGACTTTTGGATTCTTGACTCCAATCACAACGGCGTCGCCGATGGCCTCGCGATAAACCTCGCTGGCTCAGGGCCACCCAATTTCTACGTCTTCGACGAGGACGAGGACGGAGTAATCGACAAGCGTGGCCTCGACGTGGATGGCGATGGAACGATCGACTATTGGCTCTCAAACGCGAAATGA
- a CDS encoding DEAD/DEAH box helicase, translating to MSLSLRLENGISEIQRRRGLDYFQRARARIAFVDGPHALAIVRGTEEYAVSLALEGASLHCSCSCPYFVKNVEPCKHVWAAILEADRSKKFGANASPIDLAPDPSLVKTGASRDALEAPSRPERVPEQSRDPAWLQRLSALDLARDRNAQAPPFDQAKAELRYTIDLANASRYGALVVELKRRDKKRDGTWGREIPLSIRFGEAEHLADPADRRVFALIRGSDTRESRFGGGRVHERVGNPALLSAEGIELLVPALAATARCFVSRGQSEAALPLRSDLVDPWRTVVEVAEARKRGGYTLSATVERPGEKLSANAIDFVLSSGYFLHEGAVSRLADPASHAVLAMIKEEGPIAVRADDGPRLVASVFERTRGAEVRVPERLRFAEVGGTPVPALKIERPRRFDGQEKLMARLSFLYDGMEVDANDARARLFEAGRRVFVTRDRVAEDAARTRLLGAGFRDDGPARSNGEWLLPPSFLPKVVAPLIEAGWRVEAEGNVYRSSTSQRLRVVSGQDWFELQGGATFGDTEVPLPALLAAARKGERYVRLGDGSWGVLPEVWLERVAPLAAMARADAKSVRFGAHQAGFLDALLAEMPEISADAIFEKARKKLARFEGVGPVAEPRSFEGTLRAYQREGLGWFRFLREFGFGGCLADDMGLGKTVQVLALLASRGRGKDAARPTSLVVAPRSVVFNWIAEARRFTPKLRVLDHTGISRDTGNVGTHDLIVTSYGTLRRDAAALSKIEFDYIVLDEAQAIKNASSQAAKAARLLRGRHRLALTGTPIENHLGELWSIFEFLNPGMLGSSPAFRALTEAVGADAGQQTLARALRPFILRRTKERVAPELPTRTEQTLWCELGTIQRRAYDELRTHYRAAILGRVSRQGLATSKIHVLEALLRLRQAACHPGLIDGNDLADSAKLDLLVERLGEVLEEGHKALVFSQFTSLLALVKPRLHALNIGTAYLDGATPAAAREEAVRRFQTDPDCRLFLLSLKAGGYGLNLTAAGYVFLLDPWWNPAVEAQAIDRAHRIGQDKPVIAYRLVARDTVEEKIIALQEHKRALADSILAADESVLRTLTREDLELLLG from the coding sequence GTGTCGCTGTCGCTGCGGCTGGAGAACGGGATTTCGGAGATCCAGCGGCGGCGGGGTCTCGACTATTTTCAGCGGGCGCGGGCCCGAATCGCGTTCGTCGATGGCCCGCACGCATTGGCGATCGTCCGGGGCACGGAGGAATACGCGGTCTCGCTGGCCCTGGAAGGCGCCAGCCTCCATTGTTCTTGCTCATGTCCGTACTTCGTCAAGAACGTGGAGCCGTGCAAGCACGTGTGGGCGGCGATCCTCGAGGCCGACCGGTCGAAGAAGTTCGGCGCGAATGCGAGCCCGATCGACCTCGCGCCCGATCCGTCGCTCGTCAAGACCGGCGCGTCGCGGGACGCGCTCGAGGCACCGTCCCGGCCGGAGCGGGTGCCCGAACAGTCACGTGACCCGGCATGGCTCCAGCGCCTGAGCGCGCTCGATCTCGCGCGCGATCGAAACGCTCAAGCGCCGCCGTTCGACCAGGCGAAGGCCGAGCTGCGGTACACGATCGATCTTGCCAACGCCTCGAGGTACGGAGCGCTCGTCGTCGAGCTGAAACGCCGAGACAAGAAGAGAGATGGAACGTGGGGGCGCGAGATCCCGCTCAGCATCCGCTTCGGAGAGGCCGAGCATCTCGCGGACCCGGCCGACCGCAGAGTCTTCGCGCTGATTCGCGGCAGCGACACCAGGGAATCACGATTCGGCGGCGGGCGCGTGCACGAGCGCGTCGGGAACCCCGCGTTGCTGTCGGCCGAGGGCATCGAACTCCTGGTCCCGGCGCTTGCGGCGACGGCGCGCTGCTTCGTCTCGCGCGGGCAGAGCGAAGCGGCGCTGCCGCTGCGTTCCGACCTCGTCGATCCATGGAGGACGGTCGTCGAGGTCGCGGAAGCGCGAAAACGCGGCGGGTACACGCTGAGCGCAACGGTCGAGCGGCCGGGTGAGAAGCTGAGCGCGAACGCGATCGATTTCGTCCTTTCCTCCGGGTACTTCCTTCACGAGGGTGCGGTCTCGCGCCTCGCCGATCCCGCCAGTCATGCGGTGCTCGCGATGATCAAGGAGGAAGGTCCGATCGCCGTCCGGGCCGACGATGGGCCGCGGCTCGTCGCTTCGGTTTTCGAGCGCACGCGGGGCGCGGAGGTGCGCGTTCCCGAACGCTTGCGCTTTGCCGAGGTCGGCGGGACTCCGGTGCCGGCGCTGAAGATCGAGAGGCCTCGTCGGTTCGACGGGCAGGAAAAGCTCATGGCTCGCCTGTCGTTCCTCTACGACGGCATGGAGGTCGACGCCAACGATGCGCGGGCGAGGCTCTTCGAGGCCGGCCGCCGTGTGTTCGTCACGCGTGATCGCGTGGCCGAGGACGCCGCCCGGACGAGATTGCTCGGTGCGGGATTCCGCGACGACGGTCCGGCCCGGAGTAACGGCGAGTGGCTCCTTCCCCCTTCGTTCCTCCCGAAAGTAGTCGCGCCCCTGATCGAGGCGGGGTGGCGGGTCGAGGCGGAGGGGAACGTCTACCGGTCGTCCACGTCGCAGCGGCTGCGCGTCGTGTCGGGGCAGGACTGGTTCGAGCTTCAGGGAGGAGCGACCTTCGGAGATACCGAAGTCCCGCTTCCGGCGCTGCTGGCGGCGGCCCGCAAGGGCGAGCGGTACGTGAGGCTCGGTGACGGATCGTGGGGCGTGCTGCCGGAAGTGTGGCTGGAGCGCGTCGCACCACTGGCGGCGATGGCGCGCGCCGACGCGAAGTCGGTTCGCTTCGGAGCGCATCAGGCCGGATTCCTCGACGCTCTCCTCGCGGAGATGCCGGAGATCTCCGCCGACGCGATCTTCGAGAAGGCGAGGAAGAAGCTCGCGCGCTTCGAAGGCGTCGGGCCCGTCGCGGAGCCGCGGTCGTTCGAAGGCACGCTGCGCGCGTACCAACGCGAGGGGCTCGGCTGGTTTCGCTTCCTGCGAGAGTTCGGATTCGGCGGCTGCTTGGCCGATGACATGGGCCTCGGAAAGACGGTGCAGGTTCTGGCCCTCCTGGCCTCCCGCGGGAGGGGGAAAGACGCTGCGCGGCCCACGTCGCTCGTGGTCGCGCCACGCTCGGTCGTCTTCAACTGGATCGCCGAAGCAAGACGCTTCACCCCGAAGTTGCGCGTGCTCGACCACACGGGAATCTCCCGTGACACAGGAAACGTCGGAACGCATGACCTCATCGTGACCAGCTACGGCACGCTGCGGCGGGATGCGGCGGCGCTCTCGAAGATCGAATTCGACTACATCGTGCTGGACGAAGCGCAGGCGATCAAGAACGCGTCGAGCCAGGCCGCCAAGGCCGCCCGGTTGCTTCGAGGGCGTCATCGCTTGGCCTTGACCGGCACGCCGATCGAGAACCATCTCGGTGAGCTGTGGAGCATCTTCGAGTTCCTGAATCCCGGCATGCTCGGCAGCTCTCCGGCTTTTCGGGCGCTGACCGAGGCCGTGGGCGCCGACGCGGGACAACAAACGCTCGCACGTGCGTTGCGGCCGTTCATCCTGCGCCGCACGAAGGAGCGGGTGGCGCCCGAGCTTCCCACCCGCACCGAGCAGACCCTGTGGTGCGAGCTGGGCACGATCCAGCGGCGGGCGTACGACGAGCTGCGCACGCACTACCGGGCGGCGATTCTCGGCCGCGTCAGCCGCCAAGGGCTCGCGACGTCGAAGATTCACGTCCTCGAGGCGCTTCTGCGACTGAGGCAGGCCGCGTGCCACCCCGGGTTGATCGACGGCAACGACCTCGCGGACAGCGCGAAGCTCGATCTCCTCGTCGAGCGTCTCGGCGAGGTGCTCGAAGAGGGACACAAAGCCCTCGTCTTCTCCCAGTTCACGAGCCTGCTCGCGCTCGTGAAGCCGCGTCTCCACGCGCTGAACATCGGCACGGCCTACCTCGACGGCGCCACTCCGGCGGCGGCACGCGAGGAGGCCGTCCGACGCTTCCAGACGGACCCCGATTGCCGTCTGTTCCTCCTGAGCCTGAAGGCCGGCGGGTACGGGCTGAACCTCACGGCGGCGGGTTACGTCTTCCTTCTGGATCCGTGGTGGAACCCCGCGGTCGAGGCGCAGGCCATCGACCGCGCGCACCGCATCGGCCAGGACAAGCCGGTCATCGCGTATCGGCTGGTCGCTCGCGACACCGTCGAGGAGAAGATCATCGCGCTGCAGGAACACAAGCGCGCGCTCGCCGACTCGATACTGGCCGCGGACGAGTCGGTGCTGCGCACGCTCACGCGCGAAGATCTCGAGCTGCTGTTGGGATGA
- a CDS encoding radical SAM protein, translating into MRYEEPVFRPPSEADSLILQATIGCSWNACTYCAMYRDKRYRVRELRETLEDISAARSVHGESVDRVFVADGDALGMDVATWETILAACRDAFPRLRRVSAYATAINLNEKSPAELARLREAGLSLLYIGPESGDDVTMKRIAKGAGFDDHVEAARRAREAGMKLSAIFLLGAGGTERSEEHATASARLATAMDPRFLSLLTLTVIPGTPIAKLEAAGKFALPSIEGLLREARTFIAEAQPSDAIFRTNHASNYLPLGGRLPRDGARMLELLDDALAGRIPIRPEWARGL; encoded by the coding sequence ATGCGCTACGAGGAACCGGTCTTCCGCCCGCCCAGCGAGGCGGACTCGCTCATTCTCCAGGCCACGATCGGCTGTTCGTGGAACGCTTGCACCTACTGCGCCATGTACCGCGACAAGCGGTACCGCGTGCGCGAGCTGAGGGAGACGCTCGAGGACATCAGCGCCGCGCGCTCGGTTCACGGCGAGTCGGTCGACAGGGTCTTCGTCGCTGACGGCGACGCGCTCGGGATGGACGTCGCCACATGGGAGACGATCCTCGCGGCGTGCCGCGACGCCTTTCCGCGTCTCCGGCGCGTGAGCGCGTACGCCACGGCGATCAACCTCAACGAGAAGTCGCCCGCGGAGCTCGCCCGCCTTCGCGAGGCCGGCTTGAGCCTGCTCTACATCGGACCCGAATCGGGGGACGACGTCACGATGAAGCGCATCGCCAAAGGGGCCGGCTTCGACGACCACGTCGAGGCCGCCCGCCGCGCGCGCGAGGCCGGCATGAAGCTCTCCGCGATCTTCCTCCTCGGCGCCGGTGGGACCGAGCGCAGCGAGGAGCACGCGACCGCCTCCGCCAGACTCGCCACCGCGATGGACCCGCGCTTCCTGTCGCTCCTCACCCTCACCGTGATTCCGGGCACGCCGATCGCGAAGCTCGAGGCCGCCGGGAAGTTCGCGCTTCCTTCTATCGAAGGGTTGCTCCGTGAGGCACGGACGTTCATCGCCGAGGCGCAGCCCAGCGACGCCATCTTCCGGACGAATCACGCCTCGAACTACCTGCCGCTCGGCGGACGACTTCCCCGTGACGGCGCACGGATGCTCGAGCTCCTCGATGACGCGCTGGCCGGCCGCATCCCCATCCGGCCGGAATGGGCGCGGGGGCTCTAG
- a CDS encoding S41 family peptidase: MSLISRTTLLAATLTAVFTLATGTSAAEPAKAADFPALDFEHGAAGKLPPGWRTGVNAPTGDKDASAFTDDKVFHGGAQSIRLERDDKSAGDFSAINASVPMNFAGTTIVLRGWLRTDGVDGRAGLWMREDGDTTAIAFDNMQATPLSGTTQWTEYSIQLPVDASGRTLVFGALLIGKGKVWVDDFQLLVDGKPVQTVPKIERPKTPLETDHEFDAGSKIVIDKLTPLQTASLTTLGKVWGFLKYHHPKVTGGQVHWDYELFRVMPRVLVAADTAAARQAIVDWIKTLGEIAPCDPCATVPDGLALRPDIDWIHDKAALGEPLSALLEQVYRSRPANGDQAYVKMKPEVNNPELLREPRYDTPELPDVGYRILALYRWWNVVLYWSPYRDVIGADWNAVLREFLPRLVAANDVARYRLEMFALIARLNDGHANLWGQLDARPPVGSCSLPVRVRAIEGKAIVSAYANDETGHASGLKIGDEIVGVDGTPVPRLTASWTPYYCASNDAARAAAMMNSLTQGACGPVKLTVERSGKTEPITAQRGKPTNAEQQTGFTHDLAGPAFRKLSNDVAYLKLSSFKIADVPTYLHDAEGTKGWIIDIRNYPSEFAVFALGGHFVARPTPFVRFTNGDLSNPGAFVWTKNEEIPPLAPLYSGKVVILVDEASISQAEYTAMALRSGPNATVVGSTTDGADGNVSPVPLPGGLQTLISGIGVFYPDKKPTQRIGIVSDVIVRPTVAGFRAGRDEVLEAAIKQIVPGMEEKKVREMGRR; encoded by the coding sequence ATGAGCCTGATCTCCCGCACCACGCTGCTCGCTGCCACGCTCACCGCCGTCTTCACCCTCGCAACTGGGACGTCGGCAGCCGAGCCTGCCAAGGCCGCCGACTTCCCCGCCCTCGACTTCGAGCACGGCGCAGCAGGCAAGCTCCCGCCCGGCTGGCGAACGGGAGTCAACGCCCCCACCGGCGACAAGGACGCATCCGCCTTCACCGACGACAAGGTCTTCCACGGCGGCGCCCAATCGATCCGGCTCGAAAGGGACGACAAGAGCGCCGGCGACTTCAGCGCGATCAACGCCTCGGTCCCGATGAACTTCGCCGGCACGACGATCGTGCTCCGCGGCTGGCTGCGCACCGACGGCGTGGACGGCCGCGCGGGGCTCTGGATGCGCGAGGACGGCGACACCACCGCGATCGCCTTCGACAACATGCAAGCGACGCCGCTCAGCGGCACGACCCAGTGGACCGAGTACTCGATCCAGCTTCCGGTCGACGCGAGCGGCCGCACGCTCGTCTTCGGCGCGCTCCTCATCGGCAAAGGCAAGGTGTGGGTCGACGACTTCCAGCTCCTCGTCGACGGCAAGCCGGTGCAGACCGTCCCCAAGATCGAGCGCCCCAAGACGCCGCTCGAGACCGACCACGAGTTCGACGCCGGCTCGAAGATCGTGATCGACAAGCTGACGCCGCTCCAGACTGCGAGCCTGACGACGCTCGGCAAGGTGTGGGGGTTCCTGAAGTACCACCACCCCAAGGTCACCGGCGGCCAGGTGCACTGGGACTACGAGCTGTTCCGCGTGATGCCGCGCGTGCTCGTCGCCGCCGACACCGCCGCCGCGCGCCAGGCGATCGTCGACTGGATCAAGACCCTCGGCGAGATCGCGCCGTGCGACCCGTGCGCCACCGTCCCCGACGGCCTCGCCCTCCGCCCCGACATCGACTGGATCCACGACAAGGCCGCGCTCGGCGAGCCGCTGTCGGCGCTGCTCGAGCAGGTCTACCGCAGCCGGCCGGCGAACGGCGATCAGGCCTACGTCAAGATGAAACCCGAGGTCAACAATCCCGAGCTCCTCCGCGAACCGCGCTACGACACCCCCGAGCTTCCCGACGTGGGCTACCGGATCCTCGCGCTCTACCGGTGGTGGAACGTCGTCCTCTACTGGTCGCCTTACCGCGACGTCATCGGCGCCGACTGGAACGCCGTGCTCCGCGAGTTCCTCCCGCGCCTCGTCGCCGCGAACGACGTCGCCCGCTACCGCCTGGAGATGTTCGCCCTCATCGCGCGCCTGAACGACGGCCACGCCAACCTGTGGGGCCAGCTCGACGCGCGCCCGCCGGTGGGAAGCTGCTCCCTCCCCGTGCGCGTCCGCGCGATCGAAGGGAAGGCGATCGTCTCTGCCTACGCAAACGACGAGACCGGCCACGCCTCCGGCCTGAAGATCGGCGACGAGATCGTCGGCGTCGACGGCACGCCCGTCCCGCGCCTCACCGCATCATGGACGCCGTACTACTGCGCCTCGAACGACGCCGCGCGCGCCGCCGCGATGATGAACAGCCTGACCCAGGGCGCGTGTGGCCCCGTGAAGCTCACCGTCGAGCGCTCCGGCAAGACGGAGCCGATCACCGCCCAGCGCGGCAAGCCGACAAACGCCGAGCAACAGACCGGCTTCACCCACGACCTCGCCGGCCCCGCGTTCCGCAAGCTGTCGAACGACGTGGCCTACCTCAAGCTGTCGTCGTTCAAGATCGCCGACGTCCCGACCTACCTCCACGACGCCGAGGGAACCAAGGGCTGGATCATCGACATCCGCAATTACCCTTCCGAGTTCGCCGTGTTCGCCCTCGGCGGCCACTTCGTCGCGCGGCCCACCCCATTCGTCCGCTTCACGAACGGCGATCTCTCCAACCCCGGCGCCTTCGTGTGGACGAAGAACGAGGAGATCCCTCCGCTGGCGCCGCTCTACTCCGGCAAGGTCGTCATCCTCGTCGACGAGGCGTCGATCAGCCAGGCCGAGTACACCGCGATGGCGCTGCGCAGCGGCCCCAACGCCACGGTGGTCGGCAGCACGACCGACGGCGCCGACGGCAACGTCTCTCCCGTGCCTCTCCCGGGCGGATTGCAGACGCTCATCAGCGGCATCGGCGTCTTCTACCCCGACAAGAAGCCGACGCAGCGCATCGGCATCGTTTCCGACGTCATCGTGCGCCCCACCGTCGCCGGCTTCCGCGCCGGCCGCGACGAGGTCCTCGAGGCGGCGATCAAGCAGATCGTGCCGGGGATGGAGGAGAAGAAGGTGAGGGAGATGGGGAGGAGGTAG